The region TACCGGACCTTCTTCGGGCAGGCCATCGGGTTCTACCGGCGGCCTCCTTTTCCTGTGTTGCAAGTTGCCTGGCCCGACGTGGATGACCGCTTCCCTTGGGAAGAACAGGCTGATGAGAGGCATCGGGAGTCGCAGCCTCAGTTGTGGCTGCGACCGAGTGAGCACCCTGTCGGGGTCTGGACGACCGAACTCTGACCTCGAACGTGCTGACCAGCGAGAGGCCAACTCTGTTGCGAGGAACTACAGGAGCAAGATCAGTAGTAATTCCGCTTCAACCCTCCGGGACCGCCACGCAGGCCGTTGCCGCCCTCCGGGCCCCCGAACACGATTGCGGGAGCTGGATGCGATCCTGCATGCATGAACCATCTCGGCGACGCGAACCTGCGCACCTGGACGCTGCGCGTTACGGCCCTCCTAGCGGCCGACACCCGAGATCAACTTGCCTGGCTGGGCGAGCGTGAGCTGGAGTCGAAGGACGTCGTTGAAGAGGTGGAGCTCATGTGCCGCGTGTCCGAAGGGCTCGCGGAGCGCGGAGCCTTCGAGCCTGAGGATCAGCGTCATCTTCGGGCCATCGGCCGTCGTATCGGCGAGATCGATGCCACCCGCCGCGTCGGCCCCTGGGACAACGCTCTGGCCACAGATTCGGCGTGGGACGACATTCGTTCTCTCGCTCGCCAGTTTCTCCTCACGAGGCTGGGCGACTGGCATCAGCCACTGCCACGCCTCGTGCCCCCACCCATGGGCGACCACTGAGCCGTCCAGGCCGCCCGTGCGACTCTGACACAGCCGGCGCCGCACACTAATTGGCGGGAACGTCGCGACTATGTTCGGACGGATGCCGGCAGGGCCACCGCACACCGCCTGCCAAGCACCGGGCGACGCCTCTCGGGTCGAAACTCAAGCCGCGTTCGAATCCTCGGTGTGCTCTGACGCCTCCCGTAGCCGTGAACATCTGCTGTCCGTTCTCGGGTTCTGGCTCAGGTTTTGTGGCGGGTGACGTTCTGTCATTGCTCGACATCGAACAGCGGGATGGACGGTGGAGGCGGGGCAAGGACTGTGCGGAGGCGGGTGAGGTTGGCTCGCCACTGCTTCCAGTCTGCCGGGTCGACCCAGTTCGAGGCTGGCCCGGCCTCGTCGCTGATGACGCGGGCGAGGGCCTCGTCCGCGAGCGTCCGAAGATCGTTGGGAAAGGCGGGCATGGGTTTCTCAGGGCCGTAGGGTGTGTCGATTGGGTCGCCGCCTGGACATTGGGTCGCAATCAGTGCGGTGGCGGCCACCGCTTCTTCTCCTTCGCTGAGCCAGCCGATGGCGTCGATGGTGCGCGTGAGGACGCCACGGATCAGCGTCTCGCGCTCCTCGGGCTTGGCGTCGTCGAGAGTGTTGGCGAAGTCCGCGGCCGTGTCGTTGCCGAAGGGGCCAGTGTCCCAGGTGCCCATGTTGATCTCCTCGTGTCGCCGGGATCCTCGCATCAGCCGCTGGCATTGCGATCACTGTGCGAGCAGTACTCGCTTACGCAGAAGGGCGAAGCCAGCACGCCCGAACATCTGGCGCTTGAGCATCTTGATCCGGTTGACATGCCCCTCGACCGCGCCTGAGCTCCAGGGCAGGGTCAATCCGGCGGTGACGGCGTCGAGGTCGCGGTCGATGTCGGCGGCGAGGGTGTGGAGACTGGGCAGGTCGTCCTGCCGGACGGCGTCGAGCCAGTCCGGGAGACGCTCGCCCTGGCGCTCGGTGAGCACGACCGCGAAGGAGCGGACGTGCCGGGTGAGAGCATCGAGCTCGGGACAGTGGGCGCGGACGGTCTTGAGGTGGAGTTGTTCGGGCTCGGTGAGGGTCTCCGGGC is a window of Streptomyces sp. NBC_00271 DNA encoding:
- a CDS encoding DUF4259 domain-containing protein is translated as MGTWDTGPFGNDTAADFANTLDDAKPEERETLIRGVLTRTIDAIGWLSEGEEAVAATALIATQCPGGDPIDTPYGPEKPMPAFPNDLRTLADEALARVISDEAGPASNWVDPADWKQWRANLTRLRTVLAPPPPSIPLFDVEQ